Proteins encoded within one genomic window of Halocatena marina:
- the dgoD gene encoding galactonate dehydratase: protein MNQIIDYELFEIPPRWLFLRVETSDGSVGWGEPIVEGRSHTVRAAVEELLNNYLIGEPVDPIEDHWQTMYRSGFYRGGPILMSAIAGIDQALWDIKGKQFGAPVYELLGGAARQRIRVYQWIGGDRPSEVADEAKQTVEAGFSALKMNATEELERVDDPATVEDAVDRLRKVRDAVGSSIDIGVDFHGRVTKPMAKRLAKALEPYEPMFIEEPVLPEHNDALPDIAAHTTIPIATGERMYSRWDFKEIFESGAVDVIQPDLSHAGGITEVKKIAGMAEAYDVALAPHCPLGPIALASCVQVDACTPNALIQEQSLNIHYNETTDVLDYLEDPTVFEYEDGYVSIPDSPGLGIDIDEEYVRKQAEKTVNWHNPTWRHEDGSIAEW, encoded by the coding sequence ATGAATCAAATCATCGACTACGAACTGTTCGAAATACCACCACGGTGGCTGTTCTTGCGCGTTGAAACGTCCGATGGAAGTGTCGGGTGGGGAGAACCGATCGTCGAAGGGCGGTCCCATACGGTTCGGGCCGCTGTCGAGGAGCTACTGAATAACTATCTCATTGGTGAACCCGTCGATCCCATCGAAGATCATTGGCAGACGATGTATCGCAGTGGGTTCTACCGTGGCGGACCAATACTGATGTCTGCCATTGCTGGCATCGATCAGGCACTCTGGGATATCAAGGGCAAGCAGTTCGGAGCACCCGTCTACGAACTGCTCGGAGGCGCAGCACGCCAACGGATCCGGGTGTACCAGTGGATCGGCGGTGACAGGCCCTCCGAAGTGGCCGATGAAGCCAAGCAGACGGTCGAGGCTGGCTTTTCAGCATTGAAGATGAACGCGACTGAAGAGTTAGAGCGCGTCGATGATCCGGCAACCGTCGAAGATGCGGTTGATCGACTACGAAAGGTTAGGGATGCCGTCGGTAGCAGTATCGATATTGGTGTCGACTTTCACGGTCGGGTTACCAAGCCAATGGCCAAGCGTCTTGCAAAAGCACTGGAACCGTACGAGCCAATGTTCATCGAAGAGCCCGTCCTCCCCGAACATAACGACGCCCTTCCAGACATCGCAGCACACACAACAATTCCGATCGCAACCGGCGAGCGGATGTACTCGCGGTGGGACTTCAAAGAGATCTTCGAGAGCGGTGCCGTCGACGTGATTCAGCCCGATCTCTCTCACGCTGGCGGGATTACTGAAGTCAAGAAGATCGCAGGAATGGCCGAAGCGTACGACGTTGCGCTTGCACCACACTGTCCCCTCGGGCCGATAGCGCTCGCTTCGTGTGTGCAGGTTGATGCCTGCACACCGAACGCACTCATTCAAGAGCAAAGCCTGAACATCCACTACAACGAGACGACCGACGTGCTCGACTATCTCGAAGACCCAACAGTGTTCGAGTACGAGGATGGGTACGTCTCGATTCCGGATAGTCCAGGGCTTGGTATCGACATCGATGAAGAGTACGTCCGGAAACAGGCCGAAAAGACCGTCAACTGGCATAATCCCACTTGGCGACACGAAGATGGCAGTATCGCCGAGTGGTAA
- a CDS encoding extracellular solute-binding protein yields the protein MEGSSDPSVRRRQLLQVLGITGVTSLAGCSVNFGGESDSGSGGSGNGSGGTGGDSSPKMASSANGWAWNIAARALSDATKTYNKEKGAEISVEELGDSRWEQRFQTAITSGSGAPDFSAIQNYDVTAFGSKNGLHDLTARIDDTDVRKDIVDGKWETVNVDGKDYAFPWDIGPTGVFYKRDVYEKAGIDPKSLSTWDDFIEAGQNLPDNVAMINIPTQDVPQLWRMLFRQLGGQPFTKSGAVSINSEKSVRAAQLIKNMKEAGIAKRIEMWSGGWFTSFANGTLASIPTAAWMDGTLRAELPDTAGNWGVYKLPAFEKGGTRASNRGGSNMAIPAQIDNTGVVERAWDFIEYSMTTPKVQNMMLEEYGLFPSLTTAYDADIYDEKLDFYDGQPIFRLFADVATKIEPYRYTIDTPEVQDALNTELGRMLDGKKSPKQAVQKAAKTVADRTGRKVA from the coding sequence ATGGAGGGCTCTTCAGACCCTAGCGTACGCCGTCGACAGCTGTTGCAGGTTCTCGGGATTACCGGCGTAACCAGCTTGGCGGGGTGCAGTGTCAATTTCGGAGGAGAAAGCGATAGTGGAAGTGGTGGATCCGGCAACGGAAGCGGTGGAACTGGTGGTGATTCTTCACCGAAGATGGCATCTTCAGCCAACGGCTGGGCGTGGAATATCGCTGCCAGAGCACTCAGTGACGCCACCAAAACCTACAACAAGGAGAAAGGTGCCGAGATCTCTGTCGAAGAACTTGGGGACAGTAGGTGGGAGCAGCGGTTCCAGACCGCAATCACGAGTGGAAGCGGCGCTCCCGACTTCTCTGCGATCCAGAACTACGACGTGACGGCATTCGGGAGTAAAAACGGTCTCCACGATCTCACTGCCCGGATCGACGATACGGATGTCCGAAAGGACATCGTCGATGGGAAGTGGGAGACGGTGAACGTAGACGGGAAGGATTACGCGTTCCCGTGGGATATCGGTCCAACCGGTGTGTTCTACAAACGAGACGTCTACGAAAAAGCCGGTATCGATCCGAAATCTCTCAGCACGTGGGACGACTTCATCGAGGCCGGACAGAATCTGCCGGACAACGTTGCGATGATAAATATCCCGACACAGGATGTTCCCCAGCTGTGGCGAATGCTCTTTCGCCAACTCGGTGGACAACCGTTCACCAAGAGTGGTGCGGTGAGCATCAATAGCGAGAAAAGTGTTCGTGCCGCCCAGCTGATCAAGAACATGAAAGAAGCTGGCATCGCGAAACGAATAGAGATGTGGTCCGGGGGATGGTTCACTTCATTCGCTAATGGCACGCTCGCTTCGATTCCAACGGCAGCCTGGATGGACGGGACGCTCCGGGCGGAGCTTCCAGACACGGCCGGGAATTGGGGCGTCTACAAGTTACCGGCATTCGAGAAGGGTGGAACCCGAGCGTCGAATCGCGGTGGTTCGAATATGGCGATTCCTGCCCAGATTGACAACACAGGGGTTGTCGAGCGTGCGTGGGATTTCATTGAATACTCGATGACGACACCCAAGGTCCAGAATATGATGCTCGAAGAATACGGCCTCTTCCCGTCACTGACAACCGCGTATGATGCCGACATTTACGACGAGAAGCTTGACTTTTACGACGGCCAACCCATCTTCCGTCTGTTCGCGGACGTGGCGACGAAGATCGAGCCCTACCGTTATACGATCGACACACCGGAGGTTCAGGACGCGCTCAATACCGAATTGGGTCGGATGCTGGATGGGAAGAAATCACCCAAACAAGCCGTACAAAAAGCTGCGAAGACTGTTGCCGACCGAACCGGCAGGAAAGTGGCATAG
- a CDS encoding carbohydrate ABC transporter permease, with protein sequence MVLSTIQAKLRSSNAYRRVADQFRYRRQDVSAVVPEIPMLPQLYISPFFILFAVFLLFPTVYTLYLSFFNYLGASNEILLTARIGILEITIPQIADLEFVGLSNYQRLLFEDSLFHQSLFNTSFIFFIQVPLMVGLGLATALVLDAKFIRAKGLFRTIIALPVATGLVAYSTIFLLLFNGDIGLINYTLERIGIGTISWLGDAWWARITLVIAVTWRWLGYNMIILLSGLQTVPEQLYEAAEVDGATQWQKFRFVTLPQLRPVLLFVVVSSTIGTFQIFAEPYVITGGGPSNATITIVQYIYRQAFIQLNLGYASAVSVALVVLVSVMSIIQLRYGGAE encoded by the coding sequence ATGGTTCTGAGCACGATTCAAGCTAAACTACGCTCTTCGAATGCCTATCGGCGGGTCGCCGACCAGTTTCGCTATCGACGACAAGACGTCTCTGCTGTTGTTCCGGAGATCCCAATGCTTCCGCAGCTGTACATCTCTCCGTTCTTTATTCTCTTTGCGGTGTTCCTGTTATTCCCGACAGTGTACACGCTCTATCTTTCGTTCTTCAACTACCTCGGGGCCTCCAATGAGATCCTGCTAACAGCTCGAATCGGAATCCTTGAGATAACGATCCCCCAGATCGCTGATCTGGAATTCGTCGGACTGAGTAATTATCAACGCCTCTTGTTCGAGGATTCGCTTTTTCATCAGTCCCTTTTTAACACCTCATTTATCTTCTTCATTCAGGTGCCGTTGATGGTCGGACTCGGACTCGCAACAGCACTCGTACTGGACGCGAAGTTCATCCGAGCCAAAGGCCTGTTTCGGACGATCATCGCCCTCCCTGTTGCGACGGGACTTGTCGCATACTCGACGATCTTTCTTCTGTTGTTCAACGGCGACATCGGCCTGATCAACTACACCCTCGAACGCATCGGGATCGGGACGATTTCGTGGTTGGGTGACGCCTGGTGGGCACGGATCACGCTCGTCATTGCCGTCACGTGGCGCTGGCTCGGATACAACATGATTATCCTCCTATCCGGACTTCAGACCGTTCCAGAACAGTTGTACGAGGCCGCGGAAGTCGATGGCGCGACACAGTGGCAGAAGTTCCGATTCGTGACACTGCCGCAGCTTCGGCCGGTGCTGCTGTTCGTGGTCGTCTCCTCGACGATCGGGACGTTCCAGATATTCGCCGAACCGTACGTCATCACCGGTGGTGGTCCATCGAATGCGACCATCACGATTGTGCAGTACATCTATAGACAAGCATTCATCCAGTTGAATCTCGGATACGCGAGTGCGGTTTCGGTTGCGCTCGTCGTTCTTGTGAGCGTCATGTCGATAATCCAGCTTCGATACGGAGGGGCAGAATAA
- a CDS encoding carbohydrate ABC transporter permease: MRQQTKQEALWRFGGYIFLLTITALMIIPIYWMIVAATIPQSEFFSWPPRLIPGLHYFENFQALQENVDFVRSIGNSLVIAVSYTVLSLILCSMAGFAFAKYEFRFKEPLFYFILATLVLPIQLLIIPLFLLMTQVGWTNSYIAVILPWAANPLGIFLMRQNMKAIPDALLESARMDGATEFQLYYKIALPTMIPSLAALAIILFLNQWQAFLYPLVILQEEAMFTIPIALAQLVGQQRVYFDQIMVATSLGIIPIFLMFIFLQQYFIKGILSGSVKQ; the protein is encoded by the coding sequence ATGCGCCAACAAACCAAGCAAGAGGCTCTGTGGAGATTCGGGGGCTACATATTCTTGTTGACGATCACAGCCCTCATGATAATCCCCATCTACTGGATGATCGTTGCGGCGACGATCCCGCAATCAGAGTTCTTCTCGTGGCCGCCACGCCTCATCCCAGGATTGCACTACTTCGAGAACTTCCAGGCGTTACAGGAGAACGTTGACTTCGTCCGGAGCATCGGCAACAGCCTCGTTATCGCCGTCTCATACACGGTGCTGTCGCTCATTCTCTGTTCGATGGCTGGCTTCGCCTTCGCAAAGTATGAATTCAGGTTCAAAGAACCGCTGTTCTACTTCATCCTAGCAACGCTGGTCCTTCCGATCCAGTTGCTCATCATTCCGCTGTTCCTGTTGATGACGCAGGTTGGGTGGACGAACTCGTACATCGCTGTGATTCTTCCGTGGGCTGCGAACCCGCTGGGAATCTTCCTGATGCGACAGAACATGAAAGCAATCCCCGACGCGTTGCTCGAATCGGCTCGAATGGACGGCGCGACGGAGTTCCAGCTGTACTACAAGATCGCGCTGCCGACGATGATCCCATCGTTGGCCGCCTTGGCAATCATCTTATTCCTCAACCAGTGGCAGGCATTTCTCTACCCACTCGTTATTCTCCAAGAAGAGGCGATGTTCACGATACCGATCGCGTTGGCACAGCTCGTCGGACAGCAACGGGTGTACTTCGATCAGATCATGGTCGCAACCTCGCTGGGCATCATTCCCATCTTCCTGATGTTCATCTTCCTACAGCAGTATTTCATCAAAGGCATCCTTTCCGGCTCGGTCAAACAATAA
- a CDS encoding ABC transporter ATP-binding protein encodes MATIDITKLRKEYGDENEQIVAVEDLDLTIEDGEFLVFVGPSGCGKTTTLRCIAGLEDATDGSIEFNGTDVTERRARERNVAMVFQNYALYPHMSVRGNLGFPLRLSTKQSSDEIDEKVDSVARLLGIEDLLADKPKELSGGQQQRVALGRAIIRDPEVFLMDEPLSNLDAKLRSKMRTELQELQQELDVTTAYVTHDQVEAMAMGDRIAILDKGRLQQVGTANEVYRSPANEFVAGFIGSPSINLFTAEVDGDTLLGPGEFVYTLSDRSPVEDTNTVRVGVRPEDMQLASNGSMPSVVTVVEHMGNENFLYAQIGDIDLTARVESEVQPSEGTEVDFDFEEADLYLFDVETGKSIKTKTAEAGIDYSQYVQNNV; translated from the coding sequence ATGGCTACAATCGATATTACGAAACTCCGCAAAGAATACGGCGACGAAAACGAACAGATCGTTGCAGTCGAAGACCTCGACCTCACTATTGAGGATGGGGAATTCTTGGTCTTCGTCGGACCGTCCGGCTGTGGAAAGACGACGACACTACGGTGTATCGCAGGACTCGAAGACGCCACAGACGGGAGCATCGAGTTCAATGGGACGGACGTGACTGAAAGGCGTGCGCGAGAGCGAAACGTCGCAATGGTGTTCCAGAACTACGCACTCTACCCACACATGTCTGTGAGAGGTAATTTAGGATTCCCGCTTCGACTCTCGACGAAACAATCGAGCGACGAAATCGACGAAAAAGTCGATTCGGTTGCACGCCTTCTCGGTATTGAAGATCTTCTCGCGGACAAGCCAAAAGAGCTCTCAGGAGGACAGCAACAGCGGGTTGCGCTTGGTCGTGCAATCATTCGTGATCCTGAAGTTTTCTTGATGGATGAGCCGCTTTCCAATCTCGATGCGAAACTCCGGTCGAAAATGCGGACAGAGCTTCAGGAACTCCAACAAGAACTCGACGTCACGACCGCCTACGTGACCCACGATCAGGTTGAGGCAATGGCAATGGGAGACCGGATTGCGATTCTCGATAAGGGGAGACTCCAGCAAGTTGGAACAGCCAACGAGGTCTACCGATCACCGGCCAACGAGTTCGTTGCCGGGTTTATTGGGAGTCCGAGTATCAATCTGTTCACCGCGGAAGTGGACGGAGACACCTTGCTTGGACCCGGAGAGTTCGTGTATACGCTTTCCGATCGTTCGCCAGTCGAGGACACAAACACTGTACGCGTCGGCGTACGGCCAGAAGACATGCAACTCGCCTCCAATGGGAGCATGCCGAGTGTCGTTACAGTCGTCGAGCATATGGGCAACGAAAACTTCCTCTATGCTCAGATAGGCGATATCGATCTGACGGCTCGTGTTGAGAGCGAGGTACAACCGTCTGAGGGCACAGAAGTTGATTTCGACTTCGAAGAAGCGGATCTGTACCTTTTCGATGTCGAAACAGGAAAATCCATCAAGACCAAAACAGCCGAAGCGGGAATCGACTACAGCCAGTACGTCCAGAACAACGTCTGA
- a CDS encoding Gfo/Idh/MocA family protein, with protein sequence MVYTVAVIGTGTEPENPGRDGYAMAYHHATGYEKQDECNLIACADIVPENANAFATEFGLDDENVFEDYTEMLDVVEPDIVSVCVPPAIHDNIVLDCIRSGGVEAIHCEKPMADTYGGAKLMTQEALRHDVQLTFNHQRRFSDAVRTAKELLDAGEIGDLHRVEFAAPVGIFDYGSHSFDLCNYFNDETPGEWVFGQVDYSEENILFGTHNENQAIVHWEYENGVHGIGTSDSTGTGGPASAVACHNRLVGTEGEIVVGPRDDDSENPPALQIRRDGHGWETIETDDGLHSWEFVDRAIAENIRCLREGEQPELGAENALNATELIFAAWESSRQRARVDLPLEIDDNPLEAMVNTGDLTPQPRSEE encoded by the coding sequence ATGGTCTATACTGTTGCCGTAATCGGTACCGGGACCGAGCCAGAGAATCCAGGACGTGATGGCTACGCGATGGCGTATCATCACGCGACTGGCTACGAAAAGCAAGACGAGTGCAATCTGATAGCGTGTGCAGACATCGTCCCTGAGAACGCCAACGCGTTCGCCACCGAATTTGGTCTCGACGACGAGAACGTCTTCGAAGACTACACCGAGATGCTCGATGTAGTCGAACCAGATATCGTCTCCGTCTGTGTTCCACCAGCAATTCATGATAATATCGTTCTCGACTGCATCCGAAGTGGTGGAGTCGAGGCGATCCACTGTGAAAAGCCGATGGCCGACACGTACGGTGGGGCGAAATTGATGACCCAAGAGGCACTGCGCCACGATGTTCAGCTCACATTTAATCATCAACGGCGATTCAGTGATGCGGTCCGAACCGCAAAGGAACTCCTCGACGCCGGTGAAATCGGTGATCTCCATCGTGTGGAGTTCGCGGCACCGGTTGGCATCTTCGACTATGGGAGCCACTCGTTCGACTTGTGCAACTATTTCAACGACGAGACGCCCGGAGAGTGGGTGTTCGGTCAGGTCGACTACTCCGAAGAGAATATTCTGTTTGGTACACACAACGAGAATCAGGCGATCGTCCATTGGGAGTACGAGAACGGTGTCCACGGGATCGGCACGTCGGACAGCACCGGCACTGGCGGCCCTGCGAGCGCAGTCGCGTGCCACAACCGCCTCGTAGGGACCGAAGGAGAGATTGTGGTCGGACCCAGAGACGACGACAGCGAAAATCCCCCCGCACTGCAGATTCGTCGAGACGGTCATGGGTGGGAGACGATTGAGACCGACGACGGTCTCCACAGCTGGGAGTTCGTTGACCGCGCTATCGCAGAGAACATCCGTTGCTTGCGCGAAGGAGAACAGCCAGAACTCGGTGCAGAAAACGCACTGAACGCGACCGAACTCATCTTCGCCGCGTGGGAGTCCTCGCGCCAGCGTGCGAGGGTGGATCTTCCGTTAGAGATCGACGATAACCCGCTCGAAGCGATGGTGAACACAGGCGATCTGACGCCGCAACCGAGGAGTGAGGAGTGA
- a CDS encoding hydroxypyruvate isomerase family protein: protein MVQLSVCIEMVYDDEPFHERIHRAADAGVEAVEFWDWRGKDLDAIETAADETDVRIVGCTAGGVLTDPDAADEATATIRESIDTAADLGCSTLIATTGPDQEGLDRKTQHENIVDVLSRVAPAAEESGVTLALEPLNTAVDHPGYYLQTAGEGFEIIEAVDSESVALLYDVYHQQITEGNVIATITENIELIGHVHIADVPGRHEPGTGEVNYENVFDALDEASYSGFVGCEFSPTGDPETAMATVIDYT, encoded by the coding sequence ATGGTTCAGCTCTCTGTCTGTATCGAGATGGTTTACGATGATGAGCCCTTCCACGAACGAATCCATCGTGCTGCCGATGCTGGCGTTGAAGCCGTTGAATTCTGGGATTGGCGGGGAAAAGACCTCGATGCGATCGAGACCGCAGCAGATGAAACGGATGTGCGTATCGTCGGATGCACGGCTGGTGGGGTTCTCACTGACCCAGACGCCGCTGACGAGGCGACAGCGACCATCCGTGAGTCAATTGATACCGCTGCAGATCTCGGTTGTTCGACGCTCATTGCGACGACCGGTCCCGATCAGGAGGGATTGGACCGCAAGACCCAACACGAGAATATCGTCGATGTTCTCTCCCGGGTCGCTCCAGCAGCCGAGGAGAGCGGGGTAACACTTGCTCTCGAACCGTTGAACACAGCAGTCGATCATCCAGGATACTACTTGCAGACCGCTGGCGAAGGATTCGAGATCATCGAGGCAGTAGACTCCGAAAGCGTAGCGCTCCTGTACGACGTGTACCACCAGCAGATCACGGAGGGTAATGTCATCGCAACGATTACAGAAAATATCGAACTGATCGGGCACGTCCACATTGCGGATGTACCAGGACGGCACGAACCGGGGACTGGCGAGGTGAATTACGAGAATGTGTTCGACGCTCTCGATGAGGCCAGTTACTCCGGCTTCGTCGGCTGTGAGTTCTCTCCGACAGGTGATCCAGAGACTGCGATGGCTACAGTTATCGATTATACATAA
- a CDS encoding class I SAM-dependent methyltransferase gives MDKRLQDLADRFSQIAHQYDDKHGSEQKTIYNACASLVAEHANPGPDDVVLDLGTGTGLIALALAGNAGHVVGRDISDGMIEQARSKATDRGLENVEFGFGQFRDPHYDGEVDIVVSNFALHHLPDEEKREAIEVIADLGPRRFVLGDAMFFGSSDPEEPLFGHGVDAATVGELVDVLTDAEFVVTAVERVHDQVGVLVAERASDNAERDTLPTESISE, from the coding sequence ATGGATAAGCGCCTTCAGGACCTCGCCGATCGCTTCTCGCAGATAGCCCACCAGTACGACGACAAACACGGTAGTGAACAGAAGACAATCTACAATGCGTGCGCCTCGCTCGTCGCCGAGCACGCCAACCCTGGGCCCGACGACGTTGTCCTCGACCTCGGAACGGGGACAGGTCTAATTGCACTCGCGCTGGCCGGAAACGCCGGCCACGTCGTCGGTCGCGACATCAGTGACGGAATGATAGAGCAGGCGCGGTCGAAGGCCACCGATAGAGGTCTCGAGAACGTGGAGTTCGGCTTTGGCCAGTTCCGTGACCCGCACTACGACGGTGAGGTGGACATCGTCGTTTCGAATTTCGCCTTGCACCATCTTCCTGACGAGGAAAAGCGCGAGGCTATCGAAGTTATTGCCGATCTCGGCCCGCGTCGGTTCGTCCTCGGTGACGCGATGTTCTTCGGATCGTCTGATCCTGAAGAACCGCTATTTGGCCATGGCGTTGATGCTGCTACCGTTGGAGAACTCGTCGACGTACTCACCGACGCCGAATTCGTGGTCACAGCAGTCGAGCGCGTACACGACCAAGTGGGTGTCCTTGTCGCCGAACGGGCCAGTGATAATGCGGAAAGAGACACTCTCCCCACAGAGTCCATATCCGAGTAG
- a CDS encoding NAD(P)/FAD-dependent oxidoreductase has product MQTTDDGDWEYDVLIIGGGPAGLSAALQLGRSLRSVLVCDSGYPRNGPAAEAHGYLTRDGISPEDLRRLGREEVLQYGGEFRNTRVTDVSRDDSGFISTLDSDETVTSRTVVLATGVRDDLPDTEGFEELWGSGVHHCPYCHGYEVRDEPLGVIVTNQHMVDYAKLIYNLSDDLVVFTDGQDVFDEETRSLFAERGIEIEDEPITALNGSGNESELESISLADGRSVARHALFYPPPMEQHSELPERLGLEVNQGGLIDATRSQRGIGFTSVEGLFIAGDASSGAPPSIPSAVADGYAVGTTVNMELSKEDFERRW; this is encoded by the coding sequence ATGCAAACAACTGATGACGGTGATTGGGAGTACGACGTTCTCATTATCGGTGGTGGACCTGCGGGCTTGAGTGCAGCCCTCCAGTTAGGGCGCTCGCTCCGCAGCGTTTTGGTCTGCGATAGCGGCTATCCCCGTAACGGTCCAGCGGCTGAAGCCCATGGATATCTAACAAGGGATGGTATCTCGCCGGAGGATCTCCGCCGTCTTGGACGTGAGGAGGTATTGCAATACGGGGGCGAATTCCGAAACACGCGGGTAACGGATGTCTCGAGAGATGACAGTGGATTCATCAGCACCCTTGACTCCGACGAGACCGTCACGAGTCGGACGGTCGTACTAGCAACTGGTGTTAGGGACGACCTTCCAGATACCGAAGGCTTCGAGGAATTGTGGGGGAGTGGCGTACATCACTGTCCTTACTGTCACGGCTACGAAGTTCGTGATGAACCCCTCGGCGTTATCGTCACGAATCAGCACATGGTCGACTACGCGAAGCTCATCTACAATCTGAGTGATGATCTCGTCGTATTCACCGATGGTCAGGACGTCTTCGACGAAGAAACACGGTCGTTGTTCGCCGAGCGAGGAATCGAAATCGAAGACGAACCGATTACCGCACTCAACGGCTCTGGCAACGAGAGTGAACTCGAAAGCATCTCGCTCGCGGATGGCCGCAGCGTAGCTCGCCACGCTCTATTCTATCCCCCACCGATGGAGCAACACAGCGAGCTTCCAGAACGGCTCGGTCTCGAAGTGAATCAGGGTGGACTCATCGATGCAACGCGGTCCCAGCGTGGAATCGGGTTTACGTCGGTCGAGGGTCTTTTCATTGCAGGAGACGCCTCCAGTGGAGCTCCTCCGTCCATACCGTCTGCTGTCGCCGATGGATACGCAGTCGGCACGACCGTCAACATGGAACTGTCAAAAGAAGACTTCGAAAGGAGGTGGTAA
- a CDS encoding helix-turn-helix domain-containing protein, whose product MPDAVQNQLRDERECEGLLDCMFGLNELDRGVFRLLAECSEPLTVDQIAAFIDRERTTAYRSVRRLQETGVAVQEQESCPKGGYHYVYRVSDPDEIADRLQRMLNQWYAETGQLIQEFRDAYGADHSPEMDH is encoded by the coding sequence ATGCCAGACGCCGTACAAAATCAGCTCCGAGATGAACGAGAGTGTGAGGGTCTCCTTGACTGTATGTTCGGATTGAATGAGCTCGATCGAGGTGTCTTTAGACTGTTAGCAGAATGTTCTGAACCGCTTACCGTGGATCAAATTGCGGCGTTCATTGACCGGGAACGGACGACCGCGTACCGTTCAGTCAGACGGCTCCAAGAAACAGGAGTTGCTGTGCAAGAACAAGAAAGCTGTCCGAAGGGAGGCTATCACTACGTGTATCGAGTCTCAGACCCTGACGAGATAGCGGATAGACTCCAACGGATGCTCAATCAGTGGTACGCTGAGACCGGACAACTTATTCAGGAGTTCCGAGATGCGTATGGGGCGGATCATTCTCCAGAGATGGATCACTAA
- a CDS encoding tyrosine-type recombinase/integrase: protein MKADTASVDDPIGYFVDDLTYHGKSERTLAAYERVLRRFEQFLQDRGKSPETAGQRDCMAFVHSLRGSHAESTIASYASYVHRFYAYMTQTEAFDGNPMALVMAEMDESINTDPTRREVSIPKMRSFIERITHPLERAVTMTLLKTGLRVGECCNLDLRDLNLGAPTVRDEYGRTHRPQLDGRTGTIFVASDIDRGETVNGEERTASNKRKRVTVIPVDEELKATLITWLAIRPDAPSPADPLFVDTGRKWGHRLEPSQVRTFVRRHANQMGWHRVGGGAEENVTPHYFRHFFTTYLRDRTGDRGIVKYLRGDVAQDIIDTYTHDWGNRVRTVYEANIYSLR from the coding sequence ATGAAAGCTGACACGGCAAGCGTAGACGATCCGATTGGATATTTTGTGGACGATCTCACGTACCATGGAAAATCAGAGCGGACCCTCGCTGCATACGAACGAGTTCTTCGACGATTCGAACAATTCCTTCAGGATCGTGGCAAATCTCCGGAAACAGCTGGACAGCGCGACTGTATGGCGTTCGTTCACTCTCTTCGTGGCTCGCACGCTGAGAGCACGATTGCCTCGTATGCATCTTACGTACACCGATTTTATGCATATATGACACAAACCGAAGCGTTCGATGGAAATCCCATGGCCCTCGTGATGGCAGAGATGGATGAGTCTATTAATACGGATCCGACACGGCGCGAAGTGTCTATTCCTAAGATGCGATCGTTCATTGAACGAATCACACATCCACTCGAACGAGCTGTCACGATGACGTTACTGAAAACCGGGTTGCGTGTCGGTGAGTGTTGTAACCTAGACTTGCGTGATCTCAATCTCGGTGCCCCAACCGTCCGCGATGAGTACGGCCGTACTCATAGACCACAGCTTGATGGTCGAACAGGCACAATTTTCGTGGCCAGTGATATCGACCGTGGGGAGACTGTCAACGGCGAAGAGCGGACGGCCTCGAACAAACGAAAGCGGGTAACCGTCATCCCGGTTGATGAAGAACTGAAAGCGACGCTGATCACGTGGCTTGCGATCCGGCCAGATGCACCGTCACCTGCTGATCCGCTGTTCGTCGATACTGGTCGAAAGTGGGGACACCGTCTCGAGCCATCGCAAGTACGGACCTTCGTGCGAAGACACGCAAATCAGATGGGCTGGCACCGTGTTGGTGGTGGGGCAGAAGAAAATGTTACACCGCATTATTTCCGTCACTTCTTTACGACGTATCTCCGTGATCGAACCGGGGATCGAGGAATCGTGAAATACCTTCGTGGCGATGTCGCACAGGATATTATCGATACGTATACCCACGATTGGGGTAACCGTGTTCGGACTGTCTACGAAGCGAACATCTATTCGCTCCGATAA